The Planctomycetota bacterium DNA window ATCGTCCTCGCCGCCATCCGCCATCTCCAATCTCTGGAGTTGTAGGTTTCGAGCACTGCGCGGATCGGCACTTTGATGTTCTGGATCGAGTCCGGGAGCACGATGCTCGGGTGACGCTGCTTGGAAATCGCCGTCGCCGCGACGAGGTCCGCGTAAGCATCGCTGAAGTACGCGTCAATCGCGCCGACTGCAAACATCCAAGCGCTCCGTAGAAGATCGGAGCGAAGCAGCGAATCTCGAGGCGATGCCGTCGGCAAGGGATCGGTGTGCTGAACGATCGCACGAGCCCGGCCGATGTCTTCGCGAAAATGCTGGAGCGCCGTTGCAGGCACGGTGGAGCCCTTTCAGTCAGCTCCGGAAGTCAATCAGCCGATTCCACGAGTCCCGTTTCGTAATGCAATTCGTTCGTCTCCTCGTTGAACCACACGTCATGGTCCTCGGGAAAAACGACGTTCCACAGGTCGACGAGCAGCTCTGGGGCCACTCCGCGGCGAACCGTGGCCGCCAGTTCGGTCGCCAATCGTGCCGGCTCGGCGCGCGTCTCGGGCAGAAGATCGCTGGCAATCTCGTGGAGCGCGCCTGCGCTCACCGTGTGGATTGCGGATGCGATCCGCTCACCCGCTTCATGGCACTTCAAATACGGCATGGCCGAGCTCTCGAAAATCGGGAAATACACCGGACCTGGCGTTTTTATCGTAGTGGCGGGGAAACTGTCCGCCAACGGCAGGAGGGGGTTCAGCGAGGCAAGGCGAAAGCTGCCAGCCATCAAATGCGGGCAAGGACACCGCAGTTCGCGGGTCCGCTGCGGCGTCTTCGCGATTTCCGCGGCCGGCCGGGTCGTGCTCGCCGAAAACTCCGCCGCGATCGTCGCCCGGAGATTCACACATTCGTGGGCGCGCTCCACGGCCGCCGGGCCCGGAAGGGGGTGTTCGTGACCACGAGCACGTTCAAGAGCGACGCGATCGAGTACGCCGCCCAGATCGACACGAAGGTGGTCCTCGACGACGGCCGCACCCTTGCCCGCCTCATGATCCTCCACGGCGTGGGGTGCAGCCCCGCCCAAACCTTCGTCGTCAAGAAACTCGACAGCGACTACTTTGTCGAGGAGTAGGATACCGGGGCCCAAGTGGGCGATTGCTCGAGGAACCCGAGCCCGCCCAGCCCTCGGCAACGGCTGTGCCCAGAATTTAGACTGATCGCGTTCCCGGATCCAAAGGACGCATCAGTGGCTGCCGGCCCCACTTACTCCCGTGCCCCGCTCGCCGAGGTGGCAATCTCGGTACAGTTCGACGCGCCGCGTCGGCTCACGCAGGCCCATCTCGGGGCCTACTGGGCCTCGCAGCGCGGCCGTTACCCGATCGTCCACTCCACGCAGGGCTTGCCGGCGATCAACGAGGAGTTTGCCGGGGGCCGGTCGTGGCTTCCCCCATCGCTCCGCCTGGCGCTCGCCGAAGAGCCCGACACGCGGGTGCAGATGACCTCGGCCGACAAGGCATGGGTCCAGCAGGTGCAGGCCAATCGGCTCGTCGTGAATTGGCGACGGGGCGACGATCCCGCAGGCGACTACCCGCGGTTTACCGGCACGCTCGAGCGCTTCCTCGAGTCGTGGCAGGCTTGGAACGGCTTTCTCACGAGTGTCGGCGTAGCGCCGGCGACGCCGGCCGTGTGGGAGGTCGTGTACGTCAACAGGATTCCCAAGGGGGATCTCTGGAAGACGCCGGCCGATTGGCCGAGGGTGTTTCCCGGGCTTTGGGCCGGGCCGTTTGCGGGGATCGCAGGGGCATCGATCGCCGGCGTCCAGGGGCAGTGGGTCTGGGAAACGGCCGCGCCGCAGGCCAGGCTCTACGTCGAGCCGAAACCCGCCCGGGGACCGGCGCCAGCGTTCCAGGACCTGCTTTTCGTGACACTCACGGCCCGGGGCCGGCTGCCCTTGTCGCCGAAGGATCCCGGCGGGGAAACTGACTGGGAGGCCGAATTCCGACGAGGGCTCCAATGGGGGCATGATCTCGTCGTGGGGGCGTTCGATGCGCTCGCCTCGGCGGAGGCCAAAAAGGCGTGGGGACGACATGACGACTGACACCTCGATCGCGACGCTCGATGATCGGCGCCCGACCGGCATTGAACAGGCGCCGGACGCGATCGCCACCTCTTCCCGCGCCGACCACGCGGCGGTGTGGGATGACTGTACCGAGGCTCTGCTTGGCATCTGGAATGGCAGAGGACCGATCGCCGAACCGGCGCCGAGCAACGAGACGATCGACGCCGCGATCCGGGTTCTCAAGGAGATGCGGCGAATGGACCCGACCAACACGCCCATCAGCATCGTCCCCGATCCAGCGGGGGGGATCATCGTGGAGTGGCGAAGCGACCGCGACGGGATCGAGACGATCCGCACGGC harbors:
- a CDS encoding TIGR04255 family protein; translation: MGDCSRNPSPPSPRQRLCPEFRLIAFPDPKDASVAAGPTYSRAPLAEVAISVQFDAPRRLTQAHLGAYWASQRGRYPIVHSTQGLPAINEEFAGGRSWLPPSLRLALAEEPDTRVQMTSADKAWVQQVQANRLVVNWRRGDDPAGDYPRFTGTLERFLESWQAWNGFLTSVGVAPATPAVWEVVYVNRIPKGDLWKTPADWPRVFPGLWAGPFAGIAGASIAGVQGQWVWETAAPQARLYVEPKPARGPAPAFQDLLFVTLTARGRLPLSPKDPGGETDWEAEFRRGLQWGHDLVVGAFDALASAEAKKAWGRHDD